The nucleotide sequence ACCACGTGGCTAGGCCTCCGCCAGGCTTCTCTCGACCGTGGCGCGACCTCTGGTGGCACGACCCGTCTCCTTGACAGGGGCACGGCCGGGCCGTATGCTGAGGGGCGGCGGGCGAGTAGCTCAGGTGGTTAGAGCGCTACGTTGACATCGTAGAGGTCACAGGTTCAAGTCCTGTCTCGCCCACCACTTCGAGAAGCCCACCACGACCGGCGTCGTGAGCGGGCGTTTTTTGTTGGTCCCGCCCCGCGAGCGGGCCGGCGTGCTGCCGTTGTACGGCCCATCGCCCGAAGAGTCGCCCGCACCCCGCTCCGGAGAGTGCATCCTCGTTGCGCGCCTTGCTCTCGCCTCCATCGGGAGTCTGCTCCTACGACCCGCCGCGTGCAGACCGCATAGCGTGCCGTAGTCGGACCCGACGTGCGCAAAGGAGGGCATCGGCACGTGAACAATTCTCAAAGCCAGAGCGTGCAGTCCACCGGCTCTGGCTGTCCGGACAGGCCCTTCTGTCGTCCCGGATGTCATGGCGGGGTTTACACCGTCCAACCCGGTGACACCATGTTCCTCATCGCCCAGCGCTTCGGCGTGTCCCTCAACGCACTCATCGCCTGTAACCCTCAGATCCCCGACCCGAGCCGCATCTTCCCGGGCCAGCGGCTCTGCCTACCGGGAGTGGCGCCTCCGCCGCCCTTCTGCGGTCCGGGGTGCCAGGGCGGGGTCTACACCGTGCAGCCGGGCGACACCATGTTCCTCATCGCCCAGCGCTTCGGCGTCTCCCTCAACGCGCTCATCGCCTGCAACCCGCAGATCCCCAACCCCAGCCTCATCTTTCCGGGCCAGCAGCTCTGCCTGCCGGGAGTGGCGCCCCCGCCGCCCTTCTGCGGTCCGGGGTGCCAGGGCGGGGTCTACACCGTCCAGCCGGGCGACACCATGTTCCTCATCGCCCAGCGCCTCGGCGTCTCCCTCAACGCGCTCATCGCCTGTAACCCGCAGATCCCCGATCCCAGCCTCATCTTCCCGGGCCAGCAACTCTGCATACCCGGAGGGCCGCCCCCCACGCAGTGCGGCCCCGGCTGCCGCGGCGGGATCTACACCGTCCAGCCGGGCGATACCATGTTCTTCATCGCCCAGCGTTTCGGCGTCTCCCTCAACGCGCTGATCGCCTGTAACCCGCAGATCCCCGATCCCAGCCTCATCTTCCCGGGCCAGCAGCTCTGCATACCCGGCTGACCGCGCGGACTCGCCGCACCGGGCGCGGGTTCATCGGAGCCCGCGCCCCCATCCTTCCACCTCGGACGGCGATCCCCGGCTGCCGGCCTGCCATCGCCGGGCCGTTCCTCGTCTATAATGGGCCGGGCAGGCTTCGAACGGGCCGGGCAGGGTTCGTGCCCCTCGGCCTACCATCCAAGGCCGGACCAGGGAGGAGGCCGTACGGCGTGACGGGTACGCCGGCGCACAGCACCATCCGGTGGGACCTCGACGCCATTTTCCCGGGCGCAAGCGCGTCTCCCACCTTCCACGAGTTTCTCGCCGCCCTCCAACGAGACGTGGCAGAGTTGGGGCGGCGCGTCGACGGGATGGAGGTTCCTTCTGGACCGGAGGCTTTCGGGCCATGGCGCGAACTCGTCGCAGCCCTGCAAGACATCGTCGAGCGGGTCGAGGAAGCCGATGCTTTCGTGGCCTGCTTGACCGCCCAGGACGTCGCGGACGAGCAGGCCCGCATCCTCGAGGGCCGCGTGCATCAGGTGGCGGCGACGCTGCAGGCGGCAGAGGCGCGGCTCGACCCCAAGCTGCTCGCCATCCCCGATCCTACCTGGCGTGCGCTGCTCGCCGACCCGCCGCTGGACGCCGTCGCCTTCCCGCTTGGCGAGCGCCGGGAGCTCGCCCGGGCGAAGCTCCCGCCCGACCAGGAGGCCCTCGCCTGCGACCTCGCGGTGGACGGGTACCACGCGTGGGGCCGCCTCTACGACCTCGTCGAGGGGCGCATGCGCATCCCCGTGGAGCAGGACGGGCAAACCGAATACCTGTCGGTGCCCCAGGCGGCCAACCGTCTCGAGAGCCCTTCACGCCCGGTCAGGGAGGCCGTCTTTGCCCGCTGGGAGCAGGCATGGGCGGCCGAAGCGCCTCTCCTCGCGGCCATCCTCAACCACCTCGCTGGCTTCCGGTTGAGCCTCTACCGCCGCCGCGGGTGGCACGACGTGCTCTACGAGCCCCTGCGCCGCAACCGCCTCTCCCGGGCCACCCTCGACGCGATGTGGGAGGCGGTGGAAACGGCCGCTGCCCGCCTGGAGCCTTACCTGCGCCGCAAGTCTCGCCTTCTCGGCGTGGATGCGCCGGCCTGGCACGACGTGAGCGCTCCCCTGGCCGTCCACGAGCGCCGCTGGGGCTTCGACGAGGCGGCCGCCTTCGTGACCGAGCAGTTCGAGAGCTTTTCCCCCGACATGGCGCGCCTGGCCCGGCGTGCGTTCGAGGGGCGCTGGATCGAGGCGGAGGATCGGCCGGGCAAGCGGGCCGGCGGCTTTTGCACGAGCTTCCCCATCGCTCGCCAGTCCCGGATCTTCATGACGTTCGCCGGGATGCCGGCCAACGTGGAGACCCTGGCCCACGAACTGGGCCACGCCTTCCACCACTCGGTAGTCGAGGACCTTCCGCCCCTCGTCCAGCACTACCCCATGAGCCTGGCCGAAACCGCCTCGACCTTCGCCGAACTCGTCGTCTCCGAAGGCGCCATCCGGCAGGCGGAGTCGCCCCACGAGCGCATCGCGCTCCTCGACCGCCGCCTCTCCGCCGCCACGGACTACCTCATGAACATCCGGGCCCGTTTCCTCTTCGAGACAGCGTTCTACCGGGAGAGGGAGCAGGGGCAGGTGAGCGTCGCCCGCCTCAACGCCCTGATGGAGCAGGCGCAGAAGGAGGCGTACCGCCACGCCCTGAGCAGCTATCACCCGCACTTCTGGGCGTCCAAGCTGCACTTCTACCTGACGGGCCATCCGTTCTACAACTTCCCGTACACCTTCGGCTTCCTGTTCAGCCATGGCGTGTACGCCCGGGCCCGTTCCGACGCCGCAAGTCTCGCCTTCTCGGCGTGGATGCGCCGGCCTGGCACGACGTGAGCGCTCCCCTGGCCGTCCACGAGCGCCGCTGGGGCTTCGACGAGGCGGCCGCCTTCGTGACCGAGCAGTTCGAGAGCTTTTCCCCCGACATGGCGCGCCTGGCCCGGCGTGCGTTCGAGGGGCGCTGGATCGAGGCGGAGGATCGGCCGGGCAAGCGGGCCGGCGGCTTTTGCACGAGCTTCCCCATCGCTCGCCAGTCCCGGATCTTCATGACGTTCGCCGGGATGCCGGCCAACGTGGAGACCCTGGCCCACGAACTGGGCCACGCCTTCCACCACTCGGTAGTCGAGGACCTTCCGCCCCTCGTCCAGCACTACCCCATGAGCCTGGCCGAAACCGCCTCGACCTTCGCCGAACTCGTCGTCTCCGAAGGCGCCATCCGGCAGGCGGAGTCGCCCCACGAGCGCATCGCGCTCCTCGACCGCCGCCTCTCCGCCGCCACGGACTACCTCATGAACATCCGGGCCCGTTTCCTCTTCGAGACAGCGTTCTACCGGGAGAGGGAGCAGGGGCAGGTGAGCGTCGCCCGCCTCAACGCCCTGATGGAGCAGGCGCAGAAGGAGGCGTACCGCCACGCCCTGAGCAGCTATCACCCGCACTTCTGGGCGTCCAAGCTGCACTTCTACCTGACGGGCCATCCGTTCTACAACTTCCCGTACACCTTCGGCTTCCTGTTCAGCCATGGCGTGTACGCCCGGGCCCGTTCCGAAGGGAGCCGCTTCGCCTCGACCTACGCGGCCCTACTGCGCGACACCGGGCGCATGACCGTCGAGGAGCTCGCCCGGCGTCACCTGGGCGCCGACCTGACCCGCCGGGCCTTCTGGGACGAGGCGTGTGCGGCCGCCGTCGCTCCGCTCGACGACTTCCTGCGCCTCACCGCAGACGGCATGCCGCCCGAGGAGCGTGGCCGATGATGGGTGTCACGATGAGCGACCGCCGGCCCGAGTACGAGGTGCGGGTCGAATACGACGTGCGGGTCCCCATGCGGGACGGGATCACGCTCTCCGCGGACGTCTACCGGCCCGCCGGGCCTGCGCCCGCCACCGCAACGGCCGGAGAGACGGGCGATGCCGGTGCTGCTGCGAATCGCTTCCCCGCCATCCTTTTGCGCACGCCGTACCTGAAGGTGTCGAAAGAGCAGCACGAGCTGGCTACCTACTTCGCGTCCCGGGGCTACGCCGTGGTTTGGATGGACGTGCGGGGGAGGGGAGACTCCGAGGGAGTCTTCGTGCCGTACCGCCACGACGGCGTGGACGGCTACGACGCGATCGAGTGGGTGGCCGCCCAGCCCTGGTGCGACGGTAACGTGGGCACCCTGGGGGGCTCGTACCTCGGCCGCATCCAGTGGCTGACGGCGCTCCTGCGCCCGCCTCACCTGAAGTGCATGGTGGTGCTCGTGACCCCGTCGGATCCGTTCGTCGAGGTGCCGACCGGCGTCCCGAGCCCCATGCACCTGTGCTGGGCGCACATGACCAGCGGCCGCGTGATGCAAAACGTCGACAGCGTCGACTGGATGAAGGTGTACCGGCACCTCCCCCTGGCGACGATGGACGAGCAGGCGCTCGGCCGCACCATCCCCTCGTGGCGCGAAGACCTGGCCCACCCGACCCTCGACGCGTACTGGCAACCCCTTCGCTACCAGCACCGCTTTCACGACATCGACGTGCCGGTGCTGCACATCTCCGGCTGGTACGACGACGAACAGATCGGCACCCCTCTCAACTTCGCCGGCATGACCCGCCACGCTCGCACCGAACGCGCCCGCCGCTCCCAGAAGCTCCTCATGGGCCCCTGGGGCCACCAGGTCAACCGCACCAGCCGCCTGGGCGACGTCGACTTCGGGCCGTCGGCCGTCATCGACTTGCGCGCTTACCAGCTGCGCTGGTTGGACTACTGGCTCAAGGGTATCGACACCGGCATCATGGACGAGCCGCCGGTCCGGATCTTCGTGATGGGCGCCAACACCTGGCGCGACGAGGGCGAGTGGCCCCTGGCGCGCACGGTCTGGACTCGCTACTACCTGCGAAGCGGCGGCCACGCCAACAGCCGCTTCGGGGATGGCCTCCTCTCCCCCGTTCTCCCCGGCCCGGGCGAACCCCCGGATCATTACGACTACGATCCGGCCCACCCGGTACCGTTCATCACCGAGCCTACGTCGAGCCAGATCGGCGGCCCCGACGACTACTCGGCCATCGAGCGCCGCGACGACGTCCTGGTCTACACCACGCCGCCGCTGGAGGAAGACCTGGAGGTCACCGGCCCGGTCTCGGTGGAGCTGTACGCCTCGTCGTCGGCCCGAGACACGGACTTTACGGCCAAGCTCCTCGACGTGTGGCCGCACGGGTTCGCCCAGCGCTTGTGCGACGGCATCGTGCGGGCTCGTTACCGGGAGGGGATGGAGCGGCAGGTCTTCATGGAGCCGGGGCAGGTCTACCGGTTCACCATCGATCTCTGGAACACGTCGATCGTCTTCCGGAAGGGCCACCGCATCCGCCTGGAGATCGCATCCAGCGCCTTTCCCAAGTACGACCGCAACCTCAACACGGGCGGGGACATGGTGACGGAGACCGAGGGCGTCGTTGCCCACCAGACCGTCTACCACGACGCCGCGCGCCCGTCGTGCGTGATCCTGCCGGTCATCCCGCGAACCGGCGACGGGCCCTAGAGGTACCGTGGAGATCCAGCGGGAACCTCCCGGTGCCCGCAGCCACGTCCAAAGCCCGCCGCGCGCTTCAGAAGTCAATCGTGATGCTGGCCGAGAAACGGGCGCGCGGCTCGATGGGGTACCACACCCACGGCACGTGGTAACGGGCGGCGATGACCCGCCACCCGAGGCCTTGCGTGCGGAGGGCCACGACCCGCTCCACGCTCACGTGGGCACGTTTCGCCACGTGGATGGCGAGGATGACGTCGTCGGGGCTCAGGCCCTGGTCGAGCCACACGACGACCTGGGTCCGCGGCACGGCGTAATATTCGTAGACAAACCGGACAAACGCCTCCCGCTCGACGCTCGCGTCGTCGACCACGACCACCGTCTTCTCCTTGGCCTTCCACTTGGGCCCCTTGCCGTGGCCCTGCCCGTGCACCCATCCCCATCCGCGGGCCTTCTGGATGGTGAGGACCCGCCGCACGGGAAGCTTCTCCTCCGCGGCCACGTAAATGGCGGTCAACAGGCCGATGGGCCTCGGCTCTTCCTTCTCGAGCTCCACCATCACGTCATCGCCGAGCCCGAAATAGGCGCTCACCGACCCCAAGAGCAACGTCCGCGCCGCGTCCCGCTCCTCCGAGGTCAGGGTCACACTCACCCTCGCCGAAGCGGCGGCCGGCCCCGCCTGCACGGCGACGGCCGCCAGCGCGATGCCCGCCAGCGCGATGGCAAGCTGCCAGCGTCTCCAGGCCACGCACACCCGGCCAACCTCCTCCATGGTCCCTCTCCCCTCCCTGAGGCCCTACAGGCTATGGGTCTCACCATGATACGTTCGCAGGCGCCGCCCGTTTGCTGGCCCGCCTCGTTCCCCGGATCGACCCGCGGCCGCCCGAAGGACAGCGCTGGTAATCACGGGCATAATCTGGTAGGCGGCAGGGCAGACTGCTTGCCGGCGATGCGAGCACCGCGCACGTGGTTCCTGGGTCACCGGCGCCCTCGGGTCAAACCGGGCAGCCCGCCCTCGCCGGGACCCGTCACCGACTTCACGGGCAATGCCCAGGCCGACGCCGAGGCCATCGCCCGCCACCTGGGCCGGCCGGGAGACCTGCAGCGGCGCCTCTTGCCCCTGTCGCCCGGGCCCGGCCGATCGTCGCGCACCCTGCTCGTCCTGTACCTCGATAACCTGGTCAACGTGGCTCGCCTGGAACGGGCCGTCGTCCTGCCGCTGCTCGAAGGCCCACCGGGCGCCCTCGACCGCCCCGACGGGCTGCTCGGCGTCATCGCGGCCGCACACGTCCGCCTCGTTTCCACCGTGCCCGACGCTGCCACCCGGCTCATCCACGGGTGGGTCATGGTGCTCGGCGATGGCTGGCCTCAGGCCGCGGGCATCGAACTTCCCGACTGGCCCGGCCGCGCCGTCGACGAACCCCCGAGCGAGGTCGTCACCAAGGGGCCTCGCACCGGCTTCGTGGAGGAACTTCGCAAGAACCTCGCCCTGCTGCGCGTCACCTTCCCCACGCCCAACCTGCGGGTCCAGCTCTTCAGCTGCGGCAAGGAGCCCGGGATCTCGGTGGCCATGGTCTGGATGGAAGGCCGCACCCCTCCGGAGCGGGTAGAGCGCGGCCGCATCCTGCTCGGCAGGTTGCACGACATCCTGGGGCCGGTCGACATCCAGACCGTCTCCGAGTTGGTGGGGCGGACGACCATGCGGGTCTTGCCGCTCTTCTTCCAAACAGAGCGCGTCGACCGCGTGGCGGCCGCCTTGCGGGAGGGGCGGATCGCCATCTTCGTCGACCGCTCCCCCTTCGCGCTGGTGGCCCCGAGCACGTTCTTCATGATGCTGACCTCGGCCGAGGACTACTACCAGCCGCCGGAGGTGGCCCTGGCGTTGCGGCTCACCCGGATGGTGGGCTTCCTGCTCGCCCTGGTCGCCACGCCGTTTTACATCGGGCTGGTCGGCTTCAACCCCGGAGTCCTGCCGACCCGGCTCGCCATGGCCGTGTCGGCCAGCCGTCAGGGCGTCC is from Limnochorda sp. L945t and encodes:
- a CDS encoding M3 family metallopeptidase, whose amino-acid sequence is MDAPAWHDVSAPLAVHERRWGFDEAAAFVTEQFESFSPDMARLARRAFEGRWIEAEDRPGKRAGGFCTSFPIARQSRIFMTFAGMPANVETLAHELGHAFHHSVVEDLPPLVQHYPMSLAETASTFAELVVSEGAIRQAESPHERIALLDRRLSAATDYLMNIRARFLFETAFYREREQGQVSVARLNALMEQAQKEAYRHALSSYHPHFWASKLHFYLTGHPFYNFPYTFGFLFSHGVYARARSEGSRFASTYAALLRDTGRMTVEELARRHLGADLTRRAFWDEACAAAVAPLDDFLRLTADGMPPEERGR
- a CDS encoding LysM peptidoglycan-binding domain-containing protein, translating into MNNSQSQSVQSTGSGCPDRPFCRPGCHGGVYTVQPGDTMFLIAQRFGVSLNALIACNPQIPDPSRIFPGQRLCLPGVAPPPPFCGPGCQGGVYTVQPGDTMFLIAQRFGVSLNALIACNPQIPNPSLIFPGQQLCLPGVAPPPPFCGPGCQGGVYTVQPGDTMFLIAQRLGVSLNALIACNPQIPDPSLIFPGQQLCIPGGPPPTQCGPGCRGGIYTVQPGDTMFFIAQRFGVSLNALIACNPQIPDPSLIFPGQQLCIPG
- a CDS encoding CocE/NonD family hydrolase; its protein translation is MMGVTMSDRRPEYEVRVEYDVRVPMRDGITLSADVYRPAGPAPATATAGETGDAGAAANRFPAILLRTPYLKVSKEQHELATYFASRGYAVVWMDVRGRGDSEGVFVPYRHDGVDGYDAIEWVAAQPWCDGNVGTLGGSYLGRIQWLTALLRPPHLKCMVVLVTPSDPFVEVPTGVPSPMHLCWAHMTSGRVMQNVDSVDWMKVYRHLPLATMDEQALGRTIPSWREDLAHPTLDAYWQPLRYQHRFHDIDVPVLHISGWYDDEQIGTPLNFAGMTRHARTERARRSQKLLMGPWGHQVNRTSRLGDVDFGPSAVIDLRAYQLRWLDYWLKGIDTGIMDEPPVRIFVMGANTWRDEGEWPLARTVWTRYYLRSGGHANSRFGDGLLSPVLPGPGEPPDHYDYDPAHPVPFITEPTSSQIGGPDDYSAIERRDDVLVYTTPPLEEDLEVTGPVSVELYASSSARDTDFTAKLLDVWPHGFAQRLCDGIVRARYREGMERQVFMEPGQVYRFTIDLWNTSIVFRKGHRIRLEIASSAFPKYDRNLNTGGDMVTETEGVVAHQTVYHDAARPSCVILPVIPRTGDGP
- a CDS encoding M3 family oligoendopeptidase produces the protein MTGTPAHSTIRWDLDAIFPGASASPTFHEFLAALQRDVAELGRRVDGMEVPSGPEAFGPWRELVAALQDIVERVEEADAFVACLTAQDVADEQARILEGRVHQVAATLQAAEARLDPKLLAIPDPTWRALLADPPLDAVAFPLGERRELARAKLPPDQEALACDLAVDGYHAWGRLYDLVEGRMRIPVEQDGQTEYLSVPQAANRLESPSRPVREAVFARWEQAWAAEAPLLAAILNHLAGFRLSLYRRRGWHDVLYEPLRRNRLSRATLDAMWEAVETAAARLEPYLRRKSRLLGVDAPAWHDVSAPLAVHERRWGFDEAAAFVTEQFESFSPDMARLARRAFEGRWIEAEDRPGKRAGGFCTSFPIARQSRIFMTFAGMPANVETLAHELGHAFHHSVVEDLPPLVQHYPMSLAETASTFAELVVSEGAIRQAESPHERIALLDRRLSAATDYLMNIRARFLFETAFYREREQGQVSVARLNALMEQAQKEAYRHALSSYHPHFWASKLHFYLTGHPFYNFPYTFGFLFSHGVYARARSDAASLAFSAWMRRPGTT
- a CDS encoding spore germination protein, encoding MRAPRTWFLGHRRPRVKPGSPPSPGPVTDFTGNAQADAEAIARHLGRPGDLQRRLLPLSPGPGRSSRTLLVLYLDNLVNVARLERAVVLPLLEGPPGALDRPDGLLGVIAAAHVRLVSTVPDAATRLIHGWVMVLGDGWPQAAGIELPDWPGRAVDEPPSEVVTKGPRTGFVEELRKNLALLRVTFPTPNLRVQLFSCGKEPGISVAMVWMEGRTPPERVERGRILLGRLHDILGPVDIQTVSELVGRTTMRVLPLFFQTERVDRVAAALREGRIAIFVDRSPFALVAPSTFFMMLTSAEDYYQPPEVALALRLTRMVGFLLALVATPFYIGLVGFNPGVLPTRLAMAVSASRQGVPYPAWMEALIMELMMTILVEASVRLPRAIGSAATVVGGLIIGQAAAQASLISNLMIIVVAVSAITSFALPNVEILYAVRVMKWPMMLAAGLMGLPGLFVAFVLMTMWMASLRSLDEPYLYPMAPFEGIAVLRDTLLRRRWEILHPGRYRPQVPPFDAAPTRPASGEVTP